In Candidatus Cybelea sp., a single window of DNA contains:
- a CDS encoding NB-ARC domain-containing protein, giving the protein MEESPLVTLVGPGGVGKTRIALQVASNVPDRFDDGVWLVELAPVSSGEYLPSTVAQILGISLHGAGDPLESLVENLRLKNTLLIFDNCEHFVRETSRVVAAILRGAARVRIVATSRQSLGITGEATFRIPSLPVPDAIALFAQRAAAADDRFELNDDNAAAVGEVCRRLDGIPLAIELAAARTTILTPRQLRDRLDERFRLLTGGGRDVLPRQQTLRAALDWSYDLLDEGERVLARRLAAFANGFALEGAVAVGGGDDVDYAGVFDALASLVDKSLVAADDDGGARRYRMLESTKAYLREKLEAAGELATSSQKHLQYLRDLFAAARAWAERSGSAAELNALVVAELEDVRTALAYAAGAEVLIGAQLLVAIGDRTDRIGLTAEGLALLERFARLVPADERVRKSQLWTAIARTSRTDRVRAFEAISTALAFARAAGDDATLADALLVYAGSLIHLARFEEAAAAIEEAATLASADDVWPQLRILFTKANVSVAMGDLDASAEAYEQLWGANRRLGNTMQANGIAVSLADIQHQRGKTAAAVTLAYDVLGALRADRDRQALVGALANLCGYLVALDRLPEARAAALEAFDSSSERERSGIFVTDAVEHAALAVALNHDLESAARLAGYSEAAFQRVGYEHEYTERATRTRLESLLREKLTPTECDSLLSAGAALSTEAAIRLAIESVSRVS; this is encoded by the coding sequence ATCGAAGAGTCGCCGCTCGTGACGCTCGTCGGGCCCGGCGGCGTTGGCAAGACGCGCATCGCACTGCAGGTCGCTTCAAATGTACCGGATCGGTTCGACGACGGCGTCTGGCTCGTCGAACTTGCGCCGGTTTCAAGCGGCGAGTACCTGCCGTCCACGGTCGCGCAGATTCTGGGCATCTCGCTGCACGGCGCCGGCGATCCGCTCGAATCGCTCGTCGAGAACCTTCGCTTGAAAAATACGCTGCTGATCTTCGACAACTGCGAGCACTTCGTGCGCGAGACGAGCCGTGTCGTCGCGGCCATCCTGCGCGGCGCCGCGCGCGTGCGCATCGTCGCGACGAGCCGTCAGAGCCTCGGCATCACCGGCGAAGCGACGTTTCGAATTCCTTCGCTCCCGGTTCCGGATGCAATCGCGCTCTTTGCGCAACGCGCCGCCGCCGCCGACGATCGCTTCGAGCTCAACGACGATAACGCCGCGGCCGTCGGCGAGGTTTGCCGGCGCCTCGACGGCATTCCGTTAGCGATCGAACTGGCCGCCGCCCGCACGACGATCCTCACGCCGCGCCAACTGCGCGATCGGCTGGACGAACGGTTTCGGCTGCTTACCGGCGGCGGTCGCGATGTGCTGCCGCGCCAACAGACGCTTCGCGCTGCGCTCGACTGGAGCTACGACTTGCTCGATGAAGGCGAACGCGTTCTCGCTCGACGCCTCGCCGCGTTCGCGAACGGCTTTGCGCTCGAAGGCGCGGTTGCGGTCGGCGGCGGCGACGACGTAGATTATGCAGGCGTGTTCGACGCGCTCGCGTCGTTGGTCGATAAATCGCTCGTCGCGGCTGACGACGACGGCGGCGCGCGACGCTATCGAATGCTCGAATCGACCAAAGCGTACTTGCGCGAGAAACTTGAAGCCGCCGGCGAGCTTGCGACCTCTTCGCAGAAGCATCTACAGTACTTGCGCGATCTCTTTGCGGCTGCACGCGCGTGGGCCGAGCGCAGCGGCAGCGCGGCGGAACTTAACGCACTCGTGGTAGCGGAGCTTGAAGACGTGCGCACGGCCCTCGCCTATGCCGCCGGCGCCGAGGTGCTGATCGGTGCCCAGCTGCTCGTCGCGATCGGCGACCGAACGGATCGAATCGGCCTGACGGCCGAAGGTTTGGCGCTCCTCGAGCGCTTCGCTCGGCTCGTGCCCGCTGACGAACGGGTGCGCAAGTCGCAGCTCTGGACGGCCATTGCGCGTACGTCTCGTACGGACCGCGTACGGGCGTTCGAGGCGATCTCGACCGCACTTGCCTTCGCCCGAGCTGCGGGCGATGACGCGACGCTCGCCGACGCGCTCCTCGTATACGCCGGCTCACTCATTCACCTAGCGAGGTTCGAGGAGGCGGCCGCGGCGATCGAGGAGGCGGCGACGCTCGCATCGGCCGACGACGTCTGGCCGCAGCTGCGGATTCTTTTTACGAAAGCGAACGTTAGCGTCGCGATGGGCGACCTCGATGCCTCGGCCGAGGCCTACGAACAGCTCTGGGGGGCCAATCGGCGGCTCGGGAACACAATGCAGGCCAACGGCATCGCGGTTTCACTCGCCGATATCCAGCATCAGCGTGGTAAAACCGCGGCCGCCGTGACGCTCGCCTACGACGTGCTCGGCGCGTTGCGCGCGGACCGCGATCGTCAAGCGCTGGTGGGCGCGCTTGCGAACCTCTGCGGCTATCTCGTCGCGCTCGATCGATTGCCGGAGGCGCGCGCCGCAGCACTCGAAGCGTTCGACAGCAGTTCCGAGCGCGAACGCAGCGGCATCTTCGTAACCGACGCCGTAGAGCACGCCGCGCTGGCCGTCGCCCTCAACCACGACCTCGAATCCGCCGCTCGGCTAGCCGGCTACTCGGAAGCCGCGTTCCAACGCGTCGGCTACGAACACGAGTACACCGAACGCGCAACGCGAACCCGCCTCGAATCCCTCCTGCGCGAAAAGCTCACCCCTACCGAATGCGATTCGCTCCTATCGGCCGGCGCCGCGCTCTCAACCGAAGCCGCCATACGCTTAGCGATCGAGAGTGTGTCACGCGTGTCCTGA
- a CDS encoding SRPBCC domain-containing protein, translated as MNNTRTPIAPALVLRRIYAVPRQRVFDAWTKPELAVKFLGPDEVTVPEVQMDVRTGGSYKIGMQMSDGERWYVGGTYREVRPPERIVMTWRWEEDKPEDEHESLLTLEFNERDGGTELVLTHEQFATDESRDGHEKGWAAILDKLGTAL; from the coding sequence ATGAACAACACACGCACGCCGATCGCCCCGGCACTCGTATTGCGCCGCATCTACGCGGTTCCTCGGCAGCGCGTTTTCGACGCCTGGACCAAACCCGAACTTGCGGTGAAGTTTCTCGGCCCGGATGAGGTTACCGTACCCGAGGTTCAGATGGACGTCCGCACCGGCGGTTCGTACAAGATCGGGATGCAGATGAGCGACGGCGAGCGCTGGTACGTTGGAGGCACGTACCGCGAGGTTCGGCCGCCCGAGCGGATCGTAATGACCTGGCGCTGGGAAGAAGACAAGCCCGAAGACGAACACGAGTCGTTGCTGACGCTGGAGTTCAACGAACGAGACGGCGGGACGGAGCTCGTGCTCACCCACGAACAGTTCGCCACCGACGAATCGCGCGACGGCCACGAAAAAGGCTGGGCCGCGATCCTCGATAAACTCGGCACGGCTCTTTGA
- a CDS encoding metalloregulator ArsR/SmtB family transcription factor, translating to MVNSSENLDAVFSALGDPIRRRIVERLARGPLTVGEIATGFSISQPAISRHVRVLEESGLLQRQVLGRVHRCTLSPAVMKTASSWIDKQRTFWNAALDRLDTLLTETPKRKKNR from the coding sequence ATGGTTAATAGTTCCGAAAACCTCGACGCGGTCTTCTCCGCGCTGGGCGATCCGATTCGACGGCGGATCGTCGAGCGGCTGGCGCGCGGGCCCTTAACCGTCGGCGAGATCGCAACGGGTTTTTCGATTTCGCAGCCAGCGATCTCGCGGCACGTCCGCGTCCTCGAAGAGTCGGGGCTGCTGCAGCGGCAGGTGCTGGGGCGCGTCCACCGCTGCACGCTATCGCCGGCCGTCATGAAAACCGCTTCGAGCTGGATCGACAAGCAGCGCACCTTCTGGAACGCGGCACTCGATCGCCTCGATACCCTCCTTACCGAAACTCCCAAACGAAAGAAGAACCGATGA
- a CDS encoding arylsulfatase yields the protein MAASKPNIILIVSDDTGYGDLGAYGGGLGRGIPTPNFDRLADEGMTFFHNYGQPSCTPGRAAILTGRIPNRSGMTTVAFQGQGGGLPAAEWTLGSVLKTAGYQTFYTGKWHLGESDYALPNAQGYDEMEHVGLYHLNAYTYADPTWFPDMPDELRAMFAKVTKGSLSGKAGEKAHEDFKINGQYVDTPEKGVVGIPFFDGYVEKSATDYLDRAYESGKPFFAHVNFMKVHQPNMPHPDYIHKSLSKSKYADSLMELDARVGRIMDKVREHDKDGNTYVFWTTDNGAWQDVYPDAGYTPFRGTKGTVREGGARVPAIAWWPGKIKARSKNHDICGGLDLMATYASIAGVKLPENDREGKPIIFDSYDLSPVLFGTGPCPRSVWHYFTEDELLPGGCAPATTRQYSIFAVTTVNPLAGWRWTATSAGRERRSTSLPYRRYSTSGRIHKNATISL from the coding sequence ATGGCAGCATCAAAGCCAAACATAATCCTCATCGTTTCGGATGACACCGGGTATGGCGATTTGGGAGCCTACGGAGGCGGCCTGGGCCGCGGCATACCCACACCGAATTTCGACCGGCTCGCGGACGAAGGCATGACGTTCTTTCACAACTACGGGCAGCCGAGCTGTACGCCCGGCCGAGCCGCAATCTTGACCGGGCGCATTCCGAACCGCAGCGGCATGACGACCGTTGCCTTTCAGGGCCAGGGCGGCGGTTTGCCGGCGGCTGAATGGACGCTCGGCTCGGTCCTGAAAACCGCGGGTTACCAGACCTTCTACACGGGCAAATGGCATCTCGGCGAGTCGGATTACGCGCTTCCGAATGCCCAGGGATACGACGAGATGGAACACGTGGGCCTCTATCACCTCAACGCGTACACCTACGCGGATCCGACCTGGTTCCCCGATATGCCCGACGAGCTGCGCGCGATGTTCGCGAAGGTAACCAAAGGTTCGCTTTCGGGCAAGGCCGGCGAAAAGGCACACGAAGACTTCAAGATCAACGGCCAATATGTCGATACGCCGGAGAAGGGCGTCGTCGGGATTCCCTTCTTTGACGGTTACGTCGAGAAGTCGGCGACCGACTACCTCGATCGCGCGTACGAGTCCGGCAAGCCGTTCTTCGCGCATGTGAACTTCATGAAAGTGCACCAGCCGAACATGCCGCACCCGGACTACATTCACAAGTCGCTCTCGAAGAGCAAGTATGCCGACTCGCTCATGGAGCTCGATGCTCGAGTCGGACGCATCATGGACAAGGTGCGCGAACACGATAAGGACGGAAACACGTACGTGTTTTGGACGACCGACAATGGCGCCTGGCAAGACGTCTATCCGGATGCCGGCTACACGCCGTTCCGCGGCACGAAGGGTACGGTCCGCGAAGGGGGCGCGCGGGTCCCCGCAATCGCTTGGTGGCCTGGAAAGATCAAGGCGCGCTCGAAGAATCACGACATCTGCGGCGGCCTGGACCTAATGGCCACCTATGCGTCGATCGCCGGCGTGAAACTGCCCGAGAACGACCGGGAGGGCAAGCCAATCATCTTCGACAGCTACGACCTCTCGCCGGTTCTTTTTGGAACGGGGCCGTGTCCGCGCAGTGTCTGGCATTACTTCACCGAGGACGAGTTGCTGCCTGGGGGCTGCGCGCCGGCAACTACAAGGCAGTATTCAATCTTCGCGGTGACGACGGTCAATCCACTGGCGGGCTGGCGGTGGACAGCAACCTCGGCTGGAAGGGAGCGTCGAAGTACGTCGCTACCGTACCGCAGATATTCGACCTCTGGCAGGATCCACAAGAACGCTACGATCTCTTTATGA
- a CDS encoding cbb3-type cytochrome c oxidase subunit I, with product MRLTLDRDAIDRDDSALFSAFTISATFWLLLTTAVGLLLSFKFPYPDLATSPFLSFGRLRAIHTNGTFFGWASVALTGAAIYVAARTSGVPVVGKRLAWASLWCFNLAALAGTITLDLGMNYGDQEYREWIWPVRLLFLAAVALGGLTVVQTVAHRVEETIYISNWYTIGGFVFTTILGVVAILPWYQNGLGQVAVQGFYMHNAVGMWFTFLALGLIYYALPKLLNRPIYSYALGILGFWTNLLFYPVIGAHHFEFTPLPWWFQTLAIVFSVGMLVPVFAGTANFTLTMRGGAEAIRRSYALPFIVVGIFYYFAGSSQGTIEAFRSLQNIWHFTNFTIGHSHATMYGFITFIAWGAIYALLPRATGKEANGTLARIHFLFATVGVTAYVVMLSIGGTLQGLDWATGGPFIASVESAAPYWLARAVAGAMMFVAHLVFAYNVYLMTRTRGRPAPEAAAT from the coding sequence GTGCGGCTAACGCTCGATCGCGACGCCATCGACCGCGACGATAGCGCGCTCTTTAGCGCGTTCACGATCTCGGCGACGTTTTGGCTGCTGCTCACGACCGCGGTCGGCCTCCTCCTGAGCTTCAAGTTTCCCTATCCCGATCTCGCAACGAGCCCGTTTCTCTCGTTCGGCCGGCTTCGCGCGATTCACACGAACGGAACGTTTTTCGGCTGGGCATCGGTCGCGCTGACCGGTGCGGCGATCTACGTCGCGGCCCGCACCTCGGGCGTTCCGGTCGTCGGAAAGCGGCTCGCCTGGGCGTCGCTTTGGTGCTTCAACCTTGCCGCCCTCGCCGGCACGATCACGCTCGATCTCGGAATGAACTACGGCGATCAGGAGTATCGCGAGTGGATATGGCCCGTGCGACTGCTCTTTCTCGCTGCGGTTGCGCTGGGCGGCCTTACGGTCGTGCAGACGGTCGCGCACCGCGTCGAGGAGACGATCTACATCTCGAACTGGTACACGATCGGCGGATTTGTCTTCACCACAATTCTCGGCGTCGTCGCCATCCTGCCGTGGTATCAGAACGGGCTCGGACAAGTGGCGGTGCAGGGTTTCTACATGCACAACGCCGTCGGCATGTGGTTCACGTTTCTCGCACTGGGCCTGATTTACTACGCGCTGCCCAAACTCCTGAATCGCCCGATCTATTCGTACGCGCTCGGGATCTTGGGATTCTGGACGAACCTGCTGTTCTACCCGGTGATCGGCGCGCACCACTTCGAGTTTACGCCGTTGCCGTGGTGGTTTCAGACCCTCGCCATCGTCTTCTCGGTCGGGATGCTGGTGCCGGTCTTTGCCGGTACGGCGAACTTCACGCTTACGATGCGCGGCGGGGCCGAAGCCATTCGCCGCTCGTACGCGCTGCCGTTTATCGTCGTCGGCATTTTCTATTACTTTGCCGGTTCGAGCCAAGGGACGATCGAGGCATTTCGCAGCCTGCAGAACATCTGGCACTTCACCAACTTCACCATCGGGCACTCACACGCCACGATGTACGGGTTCATCACCTTTATCGCCTGGGGTGCGATCTACGCGCTGCTTCCGCGCGCGACCGGCAAGGAAGCCAATGGGACGCTAGCGCGGATCCACTTCTTGTTCGCGACGGTGGGCGTAACGGCGTACGTGGTGATGCTTTCGATCGGCGGGACGCTGCAGGGACTCGATTGGGCAACCGGCGGCCCGTTCATCGCCTCAGTTGAAAGCGCGGCGCCCTACTGGCTCGCGCGCGCCGTCGCGGGCGCGATGATGTTCGTTGCGCACCTCGTCTTCGCGTACAACGTCTACCTCATGACGCGAACGCGCGGGCGCCCGGCACCCGAGGCGGCCGCCACATGA
- a CDS encoding cbb3-type cytochrome c oxidase subunit II, with amino-acid sequence MNRGMNNPWSIVAVSALVYGTLAVATGIIPGITLSASKPTPGLRPLNAQEARGRNVYVSEGCAYCHSQVVRPLQQDLVFGRPSVAGDYAYSTPELLSDHRNGPDLTNIGNRQPSAAWQYIHLWDPRALVSQSIMPRYTWLFKVQPHAAPADVVIAVPPGFGPPGGVVIATRQAQDLVAYLEALKQVPLKAQR; translated from the coding sequence ATGAATCGTGGAATGAACAACCCGTGGTCGATCGTCGCGGTGAGCGCACTTGTCTACGGCACGCTCGCGGTCGCGACCGGGATAATTCCCGGCATCACGCTTTCCGCTTCGAAACCAACGCCGGGCCTCCGGCCGCTGAACGCGCAAGAGGCGCGCGGCCGAAACGTTTACGTCAGCGAGGGCTGCGCGTACTGCCACAGCCAGGTCGTGCGTCCGCTGCAACAGGATCTGGTCTTCGGCCGGCCGTCGGTCGCCGGGGACTACGCGTACTCAACGCCCGAACTGCTCTCGGACCACCGTAACGGACCCGACCTCACGAACATCGGGAACCGTCAGCCCAGTGCGGCCTGGCAGTACATCCACCTGTGGGATCCGCGCGCGCTCGTCAGCCAATCGATCATGCCCAGATACACGTGGCTTTTCAAGGTGCAGCCGCACGCCGCACCGGCCGACGTCGTCATCGCAGTGCCCCCTGGATTTGGGCCTCCGGGCGGCGTCGTGATTGCAACGCGGCAAGCCCAAGATCTGGTCGCCTATCTCGAAGCGCTCAAGCAGGTCCCGCTTAAGGCGCAACGATGA
- a CDS encoding cytochrome c codes for MGESPPRAPLDPVSIALYLDDDADPIGTYRPPANVTIDTTKLSDGNHVLHIHAVDATGISGVRDVPFVVANGPGITVTGLREGSRVRGAIHFDVNAFGANEPFDPVRAESVGPIPAWTWVLVAIVLGWAAWYGLEYFQTPAAFAQTPTYAPNPALAAANAPATTASAPAQQPRGTRAKNVAGFDYGALGASTYAQSCQACHGETGMGVPATFPALAGDPVVTSSEAQTQIRIVLHGLSNKVIKGTKYGAQMPAFASQLSDAQIAAVIDHERTSWSNNAPLVTPDQVKRLR; via the coding sequence ATGGGCGAGTCGCCGCCGCGGGCGCCGCTCGACCCCGTCTCGATCGCGCTCTATCTCGACGATGATGCCGATCCGATCGGCACGTACCGGCCGCCGGCCAACGTCACGATCGACACGACTAAACTCAGTGACGGCAATCACGTGCTCCACATTCACGCCGTCGATGCGACGGGGATCAGCGGCGTGCGCGACGTCCCATTCGTCGTCGCCAACGGTCCCGGCATCACGGTGACCGGCCTGCGCGAGGGCTCGCGCGTTCGCGGCGCCATTCACTTCGACGTCAACGCATTCGGAGCGAACGAGCCGTTCGATCCGGTTCGGGCCGAATCCGTCGGGCCGATTCCCGCCTGGACGTGGGTGCTCGTGGCGATCGTTCTCGGGTGGGCGGCGTGGTACGGCCTCGAGTATTTTCAAACACCGGCCGCCTTCGCGCAAACGCCCACGTACGCGCCCAATCCGGCGCTTGCGGCGGCGAACGCTCCCGCGACGACGGCGTCGGCGCCCGCGCAGCAGCCGCGCGGTACGCGCGCAAAAAACGTCGCGGGCTTCGATTACGGGGCGCTCGGTGCGTCGACTTACGCGCAGAGTTGTCAGGCGTGTCACGGCGAAACCGGAATGGGCGTTCCCGCGACATTCCCGGCGCTGGCGGGCGACCCGGTCGTGACCAGCAGCGAAGCCCAAACGCAGATTCGCATCGTTCTGCATGGGCTCTCAAACAAGGTGATCAAAGGTACGAAGTACGGCGCTCAAATGCCGGCGTTCGCGTCGCAGCTCTCCGACGCGCAGATCGCCGCCGTTATCGATCACGAGCGGACCTCATGGTCGAACAACGCCCCGCTCGTCACCCCCGACCAAGTAAAACGCCTCCGTTAG